The following are from one region of the Gloeomargarita lithophora Alchichica-D10 genome:
- a CDS encoding NblA/ycf18 family protein, which produces MDRPIELSLEQQFSLRSFETQVQQMSREQAQEFLVKLYHQMLLKEKMYQHFLKFQWGLEPGV; this is translated from the coding sequence ATGGATCGGCCCATTGAGTTGTCCCTGGAGCAACAGTTCAGCCTGCGCTCGTTTGAAACCCAAGTCCAGCAGATGAGTCGGGAGCAAGCCCAGGAGTTTCTGGTCAAGCTCTACCATCAGATGTTGCTCAAGGAGAAGATGTACCAACATTTTCTCAAGTTTCAGTGGGGGTTAGAGCCGGGGGTTTAG
- a CDS encoding Gfo/Idh/MocA family protein, translated as MPSFPNSGVNAIRPIQVGVIGVGNMGQHHVRVLSFLKDVQLVGVADVNVERGLELASKYRIRFFEDYRELLPHVDAVCVAVPTRLHYEVGMACMHQGVHILMEKPIAASIGEAELLVNAAAESDCILQVGHIERFNPAFLELQKVLQQEEILALEAHRLSPYSQRANDVSVVLDLMIHDIDLLLELTAVPVVKLTASGTHASGSGYLDYVTATLNFANGAIASLTASKVTHRKVRRLTIHGKNSLTEADFLNNEILIHRHTPGQKTGQVLYRQDELVERVYTSNIEPLHAELEHFVNCVRGGNQPSVGGEQALKALRLATRIEQIALDSQAWHDNFVELEKSLVLP; from the coding sequence ATGCCATCCTTCCCCAATTCTGGTGTCAACGCCATTCGCCCGATTCAAGTTGGGGTCATTGGGGTGGGCAATATGGGTCAGCACCATGTGCGGGTGTTGAGTTTTCTCAAGGATGTGCAGTTGGTGGGCGTGGCCGATGTCAATGTAGAGCGGGGTTTAGAACTCGCCAGCAAGTATCGCATCCGTTTTTTTGAAGATTACCGGGAATTGTTGCCCCACGTGGATGCCGTATGTGTGGCGGTGCCCACCCGTTTGCACTACGAAGTGGGCATGGCCTGTATGCACCAGGGGGTGCATATTTTGATGGAGAAACCCATCGCCGCCAGCATTGGGGAAGCGGAATTATTGGTAAACGCCGCCGCCGAGTCCGATTGCATCCTCCAGGTGGGGCATATTGAGCGGTTTAATCCGGCCTTTTTAGAACTGCAAAAAGTGCTACAGCAGGAAGAAATTTTAGCATTAGAAGCCCATCGCCTCAGCCCCTATTCCCAACGGGCGAATGATGTTTCTGTGGTCTTGGATTTGATGATCCATGATATTGATTTATTGCTCGAATTAACGGCGGTTCCGGTAGTAAAACTCACCGCCAGTGGCACCCACGCTTCCGGTTCTGGTTATCTGGATTATGTCACGGCAACGTTGAATTTTGCCAATGGAGCGATTGCTTCGTTGACCGCCAGCAAAGTCACCCATCGCAAGGTACGGCGGTTGACGATTCATGGCAAAAATTCCCTCACGGAAGCGGATTTTTTGAATAATGAAATTCTGATTCATCGCCACACCCCCGGCCAAAAAACCGGCCAGGTTCTCTACCGCCAGGATGAATTGGTGGAGCGGGTTTATACCAGCAATATCGAGCCATTACACGCCGAACTCGAACATTTTGTGAATTGTGTGCGGGGCGGTAATCAACCCTCCGTGGGCGGGGAACAGGCGTTAAAAGCCCTGCGTTTGGCGACCCGCATTGAGCAAATTGCTTTAGACAGTCAGGCGTGGCACGACAATTTTGTGGAGTTGGAAAAGTCCCTGGTTTTACCCTAG
- the pdxH gene encoding pyridoxamine 5'-phosphate oxidase, producing the protein MNRDVADLRLNYTQNVLVTADPDPWVQFQQWFTDACTAPIREPNAMTLATVDAQGYPAARIVLMKGFDAQGIRFFTNMTSTKGQELAHHPQAALVFWWEPLERQVRFRGEVTPLPTELSDAYFRQRPRNSQLGAWASPQSQEIPHRELLEERFAQLEREYSNREIPRPPHWGGYCLAPDSIEFWQGRPSRLHDRIAYTRHPDGHWLQARLAP; encoded by the coding sequence ATGAACCGAGATGTGGCCGACCTGCGGCTAAATTACACCCAAAATGTGCTGGTAACGGCTGACCCCGACCCCTGGGTACAGTTCCAGCAATGGTTTACCGATGCCTGCACCGCCCCCATTCGCGAACCCAATGCCATGACCCTGGCGACGGTGGATGCCCAAGGTTATCCCGCGGCCCGCATTGTCCTGATGAAGGGTTTTGATGCCCAAGGGATACGGTTTTTTACCAATATGACCAGCACCAAGGGTCAAGAACTGGCACACCATCCCCAGGCCGCCCTGGTGTTTTGGTGGGAACCCTTAGAACGGCAGGTGCGCTTCCGGGGTGAAGTTACGCCTTTGCCCACAGAACTATCGGATGCCTATTTCCGGCAACGTCCCCGCAACAGTCAACTGGGCGCCTGGGCTTCCCCCCAAAGTCAGGAAATTCCCCACCGGGAACTGCTGGAGGAACGGTTTGCCCAACTGGAACGGGAGTACAGCAACCGGGAAATTCCCCGCCCGCCCCACTGGGGAGGTTATTGCCTTGCCCCGGACAGCATCGAATTTTGGCAGGGTCGCCCCTCCCGCCTCCACGACCGCATTGCCTACACCCGCCACCCCGACGGCCATTGGCTCCAAGCCCGTCTCGCTCCCTAA
- the mnmA gene encoding tRNA 2-thiouridine(34) synthase MnmA translates to MAQKRVVVGLSGGVDSSTAAACLVTAGYEVIGLTLWLMPGKGQCCSEGMVDAARICEQLNIPHHVVDMREVFQGQIIDYLVAGYGQGVTPLPCSQCNRWVKFAPMLQYAQQTWGIDRIATGHYAQITYNSLTQRYELRRAVDRTKDQSYFLYTLNQEHLAATLFPLGGYTKAQTRELAAQYGLATAAKPESQDLCLVESHGSMSAFLDRYVAPQTGEIVNQRGQVLGQHQGVHHYTVGQRRGLGIAAPEPLYVLALDAPRNRVVVGYRQEALAPDCRVDRLNWVSMAPPTTPLAAQVQIRYQAPAVDCWVIPADENGVMVQFAEPQFGVTPGQAAVLYQDDVLLGGGIIQTPSDKSPGW, encoded by the coding sequence ATGGCGCAAAAACGAGTGGTCGTTGGTTTATCGGGGGGGGTGGATAGCTCCACGGCGGCGGCCTGTTTGGTGACAGCGGGTTATGAGGTGATTGGCTTGACCCTGTGGTTGATGCCGGGGAAGGGGCAATGCTGTAGTGAAGGCATGGTGGATGCGGCTCGCATTTGTGAGCAGTTAAACATTCCCCACCATGTGGTGGATATGCGGGAGGTATTTCAGGGGCAGATTATTGATTATTTGGTGGCGGGCTATGGGCAGGGGGTCACGCCTTTGCCCTGTTCCCAGTGCAATCGCTGGGTGAAATTTGCTCCCATGTTGCAGTACGCCCAACAAACCTGGGGGATTGACCGCATTGCCACCGGCCATTATGCCCAAATTACTTATAATTCTTTAACCCAACGCTACGAACTGCGGCGGGCGGTGGATCGCACCAAAGACCAGTCCTATTTTCTCTACACCCTGAACCAAGAACATTTGGCGGCGACCCTATTTCCCCTGGGCGGTTATACGAAAGCGCAAACCCGCGAACTGGCCGCCCAGTACGGTTTAGCAACAGCAGCGAAACCAGAAAGCCAGGATTTGTGTCTGGTGGAAAGCCACGGCTCCATGTCGGCGTTTTTGGATCGCTATGTGGCCCCCCAAACCGGGGAAATTGTCAACCAGCGGGGGCAGGTGTTGGGGCAACATCAGGGCGTTCACCACTACACGGTGGGGCAACGGCGGGGGCTGGGGATTGCCGCCCCGGAACCCCTGTATGTGCTGGCTCTGGATGCGCCCCGCAACCGGGTGGTGGTCGGTTATCGGCAAGAAGCCCTGGCGCCGGACTGCCGGGTTGACCGCTTGAACTGGGTGAGTATGGCACCGCCCACCACGCCCTTGGCCGCCCAGGTGCAAATCCGGTATCAAGCCCCGGCGGTGGACTGCTGGGTGATTCCCGCAGATGAGAACGGGGTAATGGTGCAATTTGCCGAACCTCAGTTTGGCGTGACACCGGGGCAAGCCGCCGTACTTTATCAGGACGATGTATTGCTGGGTGGGGGGATCATTCAAACGCCCAGCGATAAATCACCTGGGTGGTAA
- the dusB gene encoding tRNA dihydrouridine synthase DusB: protein MSGLKMALPARMSAPLRIGSLVVQSRVLQSPLSGVTDLVFRRLVRRFAPHSLLYTEMVSATGLHYMRQLPRLMELDPGERPVGIQLFDCRPDFLAEAAVRAVGEGADLVDINMGCPVNKITKNGGGSSLLRQPELAAAIVRSVVRAVPVPVTVKTRLGWNDQEINILEFAQRMEQAGAQLLTVHGRTRAQGYQGSARWEWIRRVKGAVRIPVIANGDIFSVQAALDCLELTGADGVMCSRGTLGYPFLVGEIDHFFRTGEVLAPPTPAQRLQCAREHLLALWEYKGESGLRQARKHLAWYAREFAGAAQLRQAVAQFQTLAEGLALLDGALERLAYVPQEWPSCA, encoded by the coding sequence ATGTCCGGCCTGAAGATGGCTTTGCCTGCTCGGATGAGCGCACCCCTCCGCATTGGCTCTTTGGTGGTGCAGAGCCGGGTATTGCAATCGCCCCTGTCGGGGGTAACGGATTTGGTCTTTCGCCGGTTGGTGCGCCGGTTTGCCCCCCATTCCCTGCTCTATACGGAAATGGTGAGTGCCACGGGCTTGCACTATATGCGCCAACTGCCCCGCCTGATGGAGCTTGACCCCGGGGAGCGTCCGGTGGGGATTCAGTTGTTTGACTGTCGCCCGGATTTTTTGGCGGAGGCGGCGGTGCGGGCGGTGGGGGAGGGGGCGGATTTGGTGGATATTAATATGGGTTGTCCGGTGAATAAAATCACCAAAAACGGGGGCGGGTCGTCCCTACTGCGGCAACCGGAACTGGCGGCAGCGATTGTCCGCTCGGTGGTGCGGGCGGTGCCCGTGCCGGTGACGGTGAAAACCCGCTTGGGCTGGAACGACCAGGAGATTAACATTTTGGAATTTGCCCAACGCATGGAGCAGGCGGGGGCGCAGTTGCTCACGGTGCATGGCCGCACCCGGGCGCAGGGCTATCAGGGTTCTGCCCGCTGGGAATGGATTCGCCGGGTGAAAGGGGCGGTGCGGATTCCGGTGATTGCCAATGGGGATATTTTTTCGGTGCAGGCCGCCCTGGATTGTCTGGAATTAACTGGTGCCGATGGGGTGATGTGTTCCCGGGGCACCCTGGGCTATCCCTTTTTGGTGGGGGAAATTGACCACTTTTTCCGCACGGGGGAGGTGTTAGCCCCGCCCACCCCCGCCCAACGGTTGCAGTGCGCCCGGGAGCATTTGTTAGCCCTGTGGGAGTACAAGGGAGAATCGGGGTTACGCCAAGCCCGCAAGCATTTGGCCTGGTACGCCCGGGAATTTGCGGGGGCGGCGCAGTTGCGGCAGGCGGTGGCGCAATTTCAAACTTTGGCGGAGGGGTTAGCCCTATTGGACGGGGCGTTAGAACGCTTAGCCTATGTGCCGCAGGAGTGGCCATCATGCGCGTAG
- a CDS encoding ATP-binding protein — MNFALRASRIVVNSNLAALTQVLDWFAQFNEPPLTYELWWFCQLVLDEGFTNAVRHAHRDLPPTTPITVEVQVFAESIEMRIWDHGPGFDLNRKLSELTQAPQDPEPEGGMGLVFLQKFADVVDYQRQQEQNCLFLCKYLTAVATA, encoded by the coding sequence GTGAATTTTGCCCTGCGTGCCAGCCGTATTGTCGTCAACTCCAACTTGGCCGCCTTGACCCAGGTGCTTGATTGGTTTGCCCAGTTCAACGAACCGCCTTTGACCTACGAATTGTGGTGGTTTTGTCAGTTGGTTTTGGACGAGGGGTTTACCAATGCGGTGCGCCACGCCCATCGGGATTTGCCCCCTACCACCCCAATTACGGTAGAAGTACAGGTTTTTGCCGAAAGTATTGAAATGCGGATTTGGGATCACGGCCCTGGTTTTGACCTCAATCGTAAACTAAGTGAATTGACCCAAGCCCCCCAAGACCCGGAGCCGGAGGGGGGAATGGGGTTAGTGTTTTTACAAAAATTTGCCGACGTGGTTGACTACCAACGCCAGCAGGAACAAAACTGCTTATTTTTATGTAAATATCTCACCGCCGTTGCCACCGCCTAG
- a CDS encoding PP2C family protein-serine/threonine phosphatase, with amino-acid sequence MAKVLVIDDDPTMRLVLQRNLKLQGHEVAVAADGAQGWQLAQELHPALVICDWMMPGLNGLEVCQRLRQTPALATTFFILLTSKDQVSDRVHGLDSGADDFLVKPIDTSELQARVRAGLRLYQLNQDLQDQKQRLEAELAEAVGYVRSLLPAPRLTGEITTEWVFVPSTELGGDCFDYFDLDEHRFVFYVIDVAGHGVGAALLSISVLNLLRSGSVADMTQPAAVLALLNRFFPMEQHKDKYFTAWYGIYDRRTRRLTYASAGHPAAVLWQAHQVVSLPGRGLAVGMFPDVTYQAHESVLPAGAQLYLFSDGAYEIPVGEKGELWGREALGQVLSTGADPQTLVSKIPRSPEGWPDDLCLLKIGFA; translated from the coding sequence ATGGCAAAAGTTCTCGTGATTGATGACGACCCCACCATGCGCTTGGTGTTGCAACGCAATCTCAAGCTCCAGGGGCATGAGGTAGCCGTGGCCGCTGATGGGGCGCAGGGCTGGCAGTTGGCGCAGGAGTTGCATCCGGCTCTGGTGATTTGTGATTGGATGATGCCGGGGCTGAACGGGTTGGAGGTGTGTCAACGGTTGCGCCAGACCCCGGCGTTGGCGACGACGTTTTTTATCCTGCTCACGTCTAAGGATCAGGTATCCGACCGGGTGCATGGCTTGGACAGCGGGGCGGATGATTTTTTGGTCAAACCCATTGATACGAGTGAATTGCAGGCGCGGGTGCGGGCGGGATTGCGCCTGTACCAGTTAAACCAGGATTTGCAAGACCAGAAGCAACGCCTGGAAGCGGAACTGGCGGAGGCGGTAGGCTATGTGCGCTCGCTGTTGCCTGCCCCACGCTTGACGGGGGAGATTACTACCGAGTGGGTGTTTGTGCCCTCAACGGAGTTGGGGGGGGATTGTTTTGATTACTTTGACCTGGATGAGCATCGGTTTGTTTTTTATGTGATTGATGTGGCGGGGCATGGGGTGGGGGCGGCCTTGTTGTCCATTTCGGTGTTGAATTTATTGCGCTCCGGTTCGGTGGCGGATATGACCCAACCGGCGGCGGTGCTGGCACTTTTGAACCGGTTTTTCCCGATGGAACAGCATAAGGACAAGTACTTTACGGCCTGGTATGGGATTTATGACCGCCGCACTCGCCGTTTAACCTACGCCAGTGCGGGGCATCCGGCGGCGGTGCTGTGGCAGGCACACCAGGTGGTATCTTTGCCGGGGCGGGGGTTGGCGGTGGGGATGTTCCCAGACGTAACCTACCAAGCCCATGAGTCGGTACTGCCCGCCGGGGCGCAGTTGTATTTGTTCAGCGATGGTGCCTACGAAATTCCGGTGGGGGAAAAGGGGGAACTCTGGGGGCGGGAAGCGTTGGGTCAAGTGCTGAGCACCGGGGCAGACCCGCAAACCCTCGTGTCCAAAATTCCCCGTTCCCCTGAGGGTTGGCCGGATGACCTGTGCTTGCTGAAAATTGGCTTTGCTTAG
- the ribBA gene encoding bifunctional 3,4-dihydroxy-2-butanone-4-phosphate synthase/GTP cyclohydrolase II yields MSEGGFAKITEALAALRAGKAIVVVDDEQRENEGDLICAAQFATPSMVNFMAVEARGLICLALTGARLDELNLPLMVSNNTDSNQTAFTVSIDASPELGVTTGISAEDRAKTIQAVLDSQTRPEDLRRPGHVFPIRAKAGGVLERAGHTEAAVDLARLAGLYPAGVICEIQNPDGSMARLPDLFSYAQKHHLLIISIADLIQYRLHHERFVQRQTVADLPSEFGQFQIYGYRNQRDGSEHVAVVKGDPREFAHQPVLVRVHSECLTGDALGSLRCDCRRQLQSALKMIEHAGQGVVVYLRQEGRGIGLINKLKAYTLQDQGLDTVEANEKLGFPADLRNYGVGAQMLHDLGVNQIRLITNNPRKIAGLRGYGLTVVERVPLMVEVTHYNLDYLATKADKLGHLLLQTYLITLGLHWQTPPTPAARYTYLEKLRHLSTAYDLHLREVTRPVARAVFDQAELIVHLGFDQPELAPPDWYRQAEHPYTQAIIGVLGHIRHWPNLAAVEFLLAPGTDPLLNLQVQLDRRAYPTTGELTTQVIYRWAFE; encoded by the coding sequence GTGTCCGAGGGTGGGTTTGCCAAAATTACGGAAGCATTAGCGGCTCTGCGGGCGGGCAAAGCCATTGTGGTGGTAGATGACGAACAGCGGGAAAATGAAGGGGATTTAATCTGCGCCGCCCAGTTTGCCACCCCCAGCATGGTCAATTTTATGGCGGTGGAGGCGCGGGGGTTGATTTGTCTGGCCTTGACGGGGGCACGGTTGGATGAATTGAATTTACCCTTGATGGTGAGCAATAATACCGACAGCAATCAAACGGCGTTTACAGTCAGCATTGACGCATCTCCAGAATTGGGGGTAACGACGGGAATTTCCGCCGAAGACCGGGCGAAAACGATTCAGGCGGTATTAGATTCCCAGACCCGCCCGGAGGATTTGCGGCGACCGGGGCACGTGTTTCCCATTCGGGCGAAGGCGGGGGGGGTGTTGGAGCGGGCGGGGCACACGGAGGCCGCGGTGGATTTGGCGCGGTTGGCGGGTTTGTACCCGGCGGGGGTGATTTGTGAAATTCAAAACCCGGATGGCTCGATGGCGCGTTTGCCTGATCTGTTTAGCTATGCCCAAAAACACCATTTACTAATTATTAGCATTGCGGATTTGATCCAATATCGTTTGCACCATGAGCGGTTTGTCCAACGGCAGACGGTGGCGGATTTGCCCAGCGAGTTCGGCCAGTTCCAAATTTATGGCTATCGCAACCAGCGGGATGGGTCGGAGCACGTGGCGGTGGTCAAAGGTGACCCCAGGGAATTTGCTCACCAGCCGGTGTTGGTGCGGGTGCATTCGGAATGTTTGACCGGGGATGCGCTGGGTTCTCTGCGGTGTGATTGTCGGCGGCAGTTGCAATCGGCACTGAAAATGATTGAACACGCCGGTCAGGGGGTGGTGGTGTACCTGCGCCAGGAGGGGCGGGGGATTGGCCTCATTAACAAGCTCAAAGCCTACACCCTTCAGGATCAGGGGTTGGATACGGTGGAAGCCAATGAAAAATTGGGCTTTCCGGCGGATTTGCGGAACTATGGGGTGGGGGCGCAAATGCTCCACGATTTGGGGGTGAACCAGATTCGCCTGATTACCAACAATCCTCGCAAAATTGCGGGACTGCGGGGCTATGGCCTGACCGTGGTGGAGCGGGTGCCGCTGATGGTGGAGGTGACCCATTACAACCTGGATTATTTGGCGACTAAGGCGGATAAGTTGGGGCATTTGTTATTACAAACCTACCTCATTACCCTGGGGTTGCATTGGCAGACCCCCCCCACCCCGGCGGCACGCTACACCTACCTGGAAAAATTGCGTCATCTGTCAACCGCCTATGACCTACACCTGCGGGAAGTCACCCGTCCGGTGGCACGGGCGGTATTTGACCAGGCGGAATTGATTGTCCATTTGGGGTTTGACCAGCCAGAATTAGCCCCCCCGGATTGGTATCGGCAAGCGGAACACCCCTATACCCAGGCGATTATTGGGGTTTTGGGTCATATCCGCCACTGGCCGAACCTGGCGGCGGTGGAATTTCTCCTGGCTCCCGGTACCGACCCGTTACTCAACCTGCAAGTGCAACTGGATCGCCGTGCCTACCCCACGACTGGGGAACTTACCACCCAGGTGATTTATCGCTGGGCGTTTGAATGA
- a CDS encoding Uma2 family endonuclease, protein MISITPAWNIPTQDDLPFDDGIPMETQRHKMQMDLLIDGLTTWLDQREDGYVSGNMFIYFSLEQVRNQDFRRPDVFVVLDVPKKERKSWVVWEEGKAPDIVIELLSESTMDLDKGIKKQIYQNQMRVSEYYWYDPFNPEDWAGFVLNHREYQPIPVNCDGYLASPCTGLVLRQWPGDYRGVNTTWLRWANPDGQVLPTTQELAQHAEQEAQQAHQRANLAEQSARIAHQRADLAEQRAAQLAQKLQELGIDPDQFP, encoded by the coding sequence ATGATTTCCATCACCCCCGCCTGGAATATTCCCACCCAAGATGATTTGCCTTTTGATGATGGCATTCCGATGGAAACCCAACGCCACAAAATGCAAATGGATTTGCTCATTGATGGGTTGACTACATGGCTTGACCAGCGGGAAGATGGCTATGTGAGCGGCAATATGTTTATTTATTTTAGTTTAGAACAGGTACGCAATCAGGACTTCCGGAGGCCGGATGTATTTGTGGTGTTGGATGTGCCCAAAAAAGAACGCAAAAGTTGGGTGGTGTGGGAAGAAGGAAAAGCCCCAGATATTGTGATTGAACTTTTATCAGAAAGTACCATGGACTTGGATAAAGGGATCAAAAAACAAATTTACCAAAATCAAATGCGGGTATCCGAATACTATTGGTATGACCCATTTAACCCGGAGGATTGGGCGGGATTTGTGTTAAATCATAGGGAATATCAACCCATTCCAGTGAATTGTGATGGTTATTTAGCAAGTCCCTGCACGGGGTTGGTTTTACGACAATGGCCGGGGGATTATCGGGGGGTAAATACCACTTGGCTACGCTGGGCAAATCCCGATGGGCAGGTGCTCCCCACGACACAGGAATTAGCCCAACACGCAGAACAAGAAGCGCAACAGGCGCACCAACGGGCGAATTTAGCGGAACAGTCAGCCCGGATCGCACACCAAAGGGCAGACCTGGCGGAACAACGGGCGGCACAATTAGCTCAAAAATTGCAAGAATTAGGTATTGATCCTGACCAATTCCCGTAG
- a CDS encoding AI-2E family transporter, with amino-acid sequence MRVAGQIAPWLTWALALPLVVLNGWLLLTAVNYLQPLVNILVIATVLSFLLDYPIKLLQSWGIRRSWAVLGVLLVALSGVTVAGITLVPVILKQVNELVVRLPNWLASGTAQVEALETWAQAHRVNLDLSGLAEQLTTGVSRQLKTLTTQVLGLAVDTVSWVVDLLVTLVLTLYLVLFGERLWAGLFSWFPARLGTLIRQSLHRNFYNYFLGQATIAVILGTVMTLAFVLLQVPLALLFGLIIGVASLVPFGGAVGILVISLLITLQNVWLGLKVFATAFVLGQMNEHLVAPRILGNVVGLNPVWIVLSLLLGAKLAGLLGLLIAVPVAGSIKSVADNLRQPPPRPPEVQPVREQVVV; translated from the coding sequence ATGCGCGTAGCGGGACAAATTGCCCCCTGGTTGACCTGGGCGTTGGCCTTGCCCCTGGTGGTGTTGAACGGCTGGCTGTTGTTGACGGCGGTGAATTATCTGCAACCCTTGGTGAATATCCTGGTGATTGCCACGGTGTTGTCCTTTCTTTTAGACTATCCGATTAAATTGCTCCAATCCTGGGGGATTCGCCGCTCCTGGGCGGTGTTGGGGGTGTTGCTGGTGGCCTTGAGCGGGGTGACCGTGGCCGGGATTACCCTGGTGCCGGTGATCCTCAAGCAGGTGAATGAACTGGTGGTGCGGCTCCCCAACTGGCTGGCTTCGGGGACGGCGCAGGTGGAAGCCCTGGAAACCTGGGCGCAGGCGCATCGGGTAAATTTGGATTTGAGCGGGCTGGCAGAACAATTGACTACGGGGGTATCCCGGCAGTTGAAAACCCTGACTACCCAGGTGTTGGGTTTGGCGGTGGATACGGTGAGTTGGGTGGTGGATTTGTTGGTAACGTTGGTCTTAACTTTGTATTTGGTTTTATTTGGGGAACGGTTGTGGGCGGGTTTGTTTTCCTGGTTTCCCGCCCGGTTGGGCACCCTGATTCGCCAATCCTTGCACCGCAATTTTTATAATTATTTTCTGGGACAAGCGACGATTGCAGTGATTTTGGGGACGGTAATGACCCTGGCGTTTGTGTTGTTGCAGGTGCCCTTAGCGTTATTGTTTGGTTTGATTATTGGCGTGGCCAGTTTAGTACCCTTTGGTGGGGCGGTGGGAATTCTGGTGATTAGTTTATTGATCACGTTGCAAAATGTGTGGTTAGGGTTAAAGGTGTTCGCCACCGCCTTTGTTTTGGGGCAAATGAATGAGCATTTGGTCGCCCCCCGCATCCTGGGCAATGTGGTTGGGTTGAACCCGGTCTGGATTGTTTTATCCCTGCTTTTGGGGGCGAAATTAGCGGGTTTGTTGGGGTTATTGATCGCCGTGCCCGTGGCCGGTTCCATCAAAAGTGTGGCGGATAATCTGCGTCAGCCCCCGCCCCGCCCCCCGGAAGTGCAACCGGTGCGCGAACAGGTGGTGGTTTAG
- a CDS encoding DUF3326 domain-containing protein — MSFYRPYLVAVIIPTGIGASVGGYAGDALPVIRAMAEVVDGVITHPNVLNGAMLYWPLERVWYVEGYALDRFAAGDWGLQPVLQNRIGVVLDAGIEPDLQLRHLQVIQAAQATLGLNIPGHVLSDLPLGVGLRTADSGATWGTVANPDSLLRAVAQLKEQYQVTAVAVVARFPDQWDEAVMAYRQGQGVDPLAGAEAVISHLVVQTFQLPCAHAPALRPLPLDPTVAPQAAAEELGYTFLPSVLVGLSRAPGYGNQRIGGGVWTEQVAAVVVPGTACGGKAVIHWAGQGKLIIAVQENTSHMGVPPEALGISAVKVTSYLEAVGVLAAHKAGVDWRWCGRGGQA, encoded by the coding sequence ATGTCATTTTATCGTCCCTACCTAGTAGCAGTGATTATTCCCACCGGCATTGGGGCAAGCGTGGGCGGCTATGCGGGGGATGCCCTACCGGTGATCCGGGCGATGGCTGAAGTGGTAGATGGTGTGATTACCCACCCCAATGTGTTAAATGGGGCGATGCTCTACTGGCCTTTGGAGCGGGTGTGGTATGTGGAAGGCTATGCCCTGGATCGCTTTGCGGCGGGGGATTGGGGGTTACAACCCGTGCTACAAAATCGGATTGGGGTGGTGCTGGATGCGGGGATCGAACCGGATTTGCAGCTGCGGCATTTGCAAGTGATCCAGGCGGCGCAGGCGACTTTGGGGTTGAATATTCCGGGTCATGTTTTAAGCGATTTGCCCTTGGGGGTAGGATTGCGAACGGCGGATTCCGGGGCAACCTGGGGAACGGTGGCCAATCCCGATAGCCTTTTGCGGGCGGTGGCACAATTGAAGGAACAGTATCAGGTGACGGCGGTGGCGGTGGTGGCTCGGTTTCCAGACCAATGGGATGAGGCGGTGATGGCCTATCGCCAAGGGCAGGGGGTTGACCCGTTGGCGGGAGCGGAGGCGGTGATTAGTCATTTGGTTGTCCAAACATTTCAGTTACCCTGTGCCCATGCCCCGGCGTTGCGGCCTTTACCCTTAGACCCAACGGTGGCACCCCAGGCGGCGGCGGAGGAATTGGGTTATACGTTTTTGCCGTCGGTGTTGGTGGGGTTGAGTCGGGCACCGGGGTATGGGAACCAACGAATTGGGGGCGGGGTGTGGACGGAGCAGGTGGCGGCGGTGGTGGTGCCCGGAACCGCCTGTGGGGGGAAAGCCGTTATTCATTGGGCAGGGCAGGGTAAGTTAATTATTGCCGTGCAGGAAAATACCTCTCACATGGGGGTACCCCCGGAGGCGTTGGGCATATCGGCGGTCAAGGTCACGTCCTATCTGGAGGCGGTGGGGGTGTTGGCGGCGCACAAGGCGGGGGTGGATTGGCGCTGGTGCGGGCGGGGGGGGCAGGCATGA